The region TGTCTTTTCCGATCAAGTTGGAATCTCCCAGTGCTAAATTGAAAAGATATTCTATTTCGCTAAAATCCGTTTCATCGTTTACGGACTTTCGATCTAATGTTTGAAGTCGATCCGCACGAGGTAGTAGCATCAAAAAGCTTTCCTCAAGGAAATCAAACTCTTTTTACTTTTTCAATTGACTTTAAGCCCAGGTAGAGGAATCATGGTTCTAGACGCCGCGCGGTGGAGCAGCCGGTAGCTCGTTGGGCTCATAACCCAAAGGTCACAGGTTCGAATCCTGTCCGCGCTAGAGCGTTTGATTTCCTCTCTTCTTCCTTAAAAGTAGACAAAGAGACGTCTTAAATCTACTTTTTCCACTCTTTCTCTTTTAAAAAAGAAATAAACTTTCGTCCTATATAATCCTTTTTACTTAGTTCCTAACTCTTTTGACCTTTCTGACGCACGTTTCACTGCGGACATCACTGCAAAAGGGAAATTGTTTTTTTCCAATTCTTCTAATCCGGCGATTGTAGTTCCTCCGGGAGAAGTAACTTTGTTTTTCAATACTTCTGGATGCGCTTCTGAATTTTGATCCAATTCTTTCGCTAAAAGTTCCGCGCTCCCTAAAACCGTTTGGATCGACAATCTTAATGCTTGGGTGTACGTTAGACCTGAGGCGACTCCCCCTTCCGCCAAACTTTGAATAAAGCGAAGTACGTAGGCAGGACCGGAACCGGAGAGACCTGTAACTGCATCCAGTAGATCTTCTTTAGCAAGTTCCACACAATAAGAAATGGGAGAGAAGATCTCTTGGACGCTTTCGTACAATTCCTTATCTCCATAATAACCAAGGGCACCCTTTTCAATCAGAATAGGAAGATTC is a window of Leptospira semungkisensis DNA encoding:
- the proC gene encoding pyrroline-5-carboxylate reductase, coding for MKNMKIGIIGCGNMGGAIYRSLQNRNFQVLGYDPFLDPKKADGIQLESDWKSFQNKTELLILAVKPGDAAKTLSSLETAKNILSVAAGIDTHTLRNSSPSGSKVVRIMPNLPILIEKGALGYYGDKELYESVQEIFSPISYCVELAKEDLLDAVTGLSGSGPAYVLRFIQSLAEGGVASGLTYTQALRLSIQTVLGSAELLAKELDQNSEAHPEVLKNKVTSPGGTTIAGLEELEKNNFPFAVMSAVKRASERSKELGTK